AGCGGCTCGAGGCACACCAATGCTGGGCGGTTACCTGGCGGCACGATGTGCTGTTGTTGCGTTATCTCGGTGACTCGCGCGGCGACGCCTGGCAGCTGCTGGAAGAGGCCTGGCACCTGTTGCGCCCGAAACTCGCTCAACAGCCTGCTTGTATTCCGCGTATCTGGCGAACCTGAGTATGTGGAAGGCAGTGCACGTTGGAGGAAAAACCGGTTGCAGGAAAGGAGTGGGTCAGGAAGCGATGAATAACGTATTCGAACACAGGGGATATACGCGATGGAGCTGACGCCCAGAGACAAGGACAAGCTGCTGCTGTTTACCGCGGGATTGCTGGCTGAGCGCCGGCGGGCCCGGGGACTCAAGCTCAACTATCCCGAAGCGGTGGCCTTGATCAGTTGCGAGATCATGGAAGGTGCCCGTGATGGCCGCTCGGTGGCCGAGATGATGAGCGAAGGACGGCGCATCCTGACCCGCGATGATGTCATGGACGGTGTGGCCGAGATGGTCGACGAGGTGCAGGTTGAGGCGACGTTTCCGGACGGTACCAAGTTGGTGACCGTACATAACCCCATCACCTGAACAGCCGCATCCAGAATTCTGGCTACGCGTCGTGAAACACGCTTCCTGAGTCAGGGCTCTTGAATCATGCATAGTCCTGCCACTTCGCGTGGGAGCCAGTAGCTTCAGGAACCAGTACCTGACGAATGGGGAAACACTGATGATACCCGGTGAATACCAACTGCAACCCGATGATATTCAGCTATGTGAAGGGCGTCCACGCCTGACGTTAGAGGTCGCCAATCGCGGAGATCGGCCGATCCAGGTTGGCTCTCACTACCACTTTGCCGAGGCCAATCCAGCGCTCCGGTTCGATCGAGAGGCAGCGCGCGGGCAGCGTCTTGATATCGCCGCAGGTACGGCGATTCGCTTCGAACCAGGGCAGACGCGCGTGGTTACGCTGATACCGTTCGTTGGCCGTCGGCATATCTACGGCTTTCGTGGCGATGTCATGGGTAGCCTGGAAGATGGACGAGGAGACGACCAATGAAGATCTCTCGTCAAGCTTACGCCGATATGTATGGACCCACAGTCGGCGATCGGGTGCGGTTGGGCGATACCGAACTGTGGATCGAGGTCGAGCGTGATTCGACGTTGTATGGCGAAGAGGTCAAGTTCGGTGGTGGCAAGGTAATACGTGATGGCATGGGCCAGAGCCAGCGCCATGATGCCGAGGTCATGGACACGGTGATCACCAACGCCCTGATCCTCGATTGGTGGGGCATCGTCAAGGCAGATGTGGGCGTGAAGGCTGGTCGCATCGCGGCTATTGGCAAGGCTGGTAACCCGGACACCCAGCCCGGTGTCGAGATCGTGATTGGCCCGGGTACCGAGGTCATCGCCGGTGAGGGCCATATCCTGACCGCCGGCGCCATCGATGCCCATGTGCATTTTATTTGCCCGCAGTTGGTTGAAGAGGCGCTGGCCAGTGGTATCACTACCATGCTGGGGGGCGGTACGGGGCCAGCCACTGGATCGAAGGCCACTACCTGTACACCGGGGGCCTGGCATATTCACCAGATGCTCAAGGCCTGTGACGCACTACCGATGAATATCGGCCTGCTGGGCAAGGGCAATGCCAGTCTTCCTCAAGGCCTGGAGAGCCAGCTCGAGGCAGGTGCCATGGGCCTCAAACTGCATGAGGACTGGGGTACCACGCCGGCTTCCATCGATAACTGTCTGTCGGTGGCGGAGCGCTACGATGTTCAGATTGCGATCCACACCGACACCCTCAATGAATCCGGCTTCGTCGAGGATACGCTGGCGGCGTTCAAGGAACGCGGCATCCATACCTATCACACCGAGGGCGCTGGTGGTGGACATGCTCCCGATATCATCACCGCCTGTGCGAAAGACTATGTGCTGCCGTCCTCGACCAACCCGACTCGCCCGTACACGGTGAACACCATCGATGAGCATCTCGATATGCTGATGGTCTGCCACCACCTCGATCCCAACATCCCCGAGGATGTTGCCTTTGCCGATTCTAGAATTCGTCGAGAGACCATTGCCGCAGAGGATATTCTCCAGGACCTCGGCGTGATCTCGATGATCTCCTCTGATTCCCAGGCCATGGGGCGGATAGGAGAGGTGATCTGCCGGACCTGGCAGACCGCACACAAGATGAAGATCCAGCGTGGTCTGCTGGCCGAGGATGAAGCACTGGGTGCCGATAATCTGCGCGCCCGACGTTATATCGCCAAGTACACCATCAATCCCGCCATTACCCATGGGATTGCCGATGAGGTGGGGTCGGTTGAGGTCGGGAAACTGGCCGATCTGGTGTTGTGGAACCCGGCCTTCTTCGGCGTCAAGCCGGCGCTTGTGATCAAGGGTGGCATGATTGCCATGGCGCCGATGGGCGACGCCAATGCCTCGATTCCCACCCCACAGCCGGTGCACTACCGGCCCATGTTCGGAGCACTGGGCAAGGCAGCCAGTGCCACTCGGGTGAGCTTTGTCAGCCAGGCAGCGTTGGCTGCCGGCATCAAGGAGCGGCTGGGTCTGGAGAGTCGTCTGGTGGCTTGTCGAGGGGTGCGTGGCGTACGCAAGCAGGACATGAAACTCAATGATCGCTGTCCGCAGCTCAGCGTCGACCCGCAGACATACGAAGTGATCTGCGATGGCGAACTGTTGAGTTGCGAACCACTGGATACGCTGCCGCTGGCGCAGCGTTATCACCTCTTCTAGCCGTGGTTCCCGAAGAAAGGAAAGCTGCCATGACAAGCCTGTTGAATCTCACCGAACGGCTCGGCCCTATTGCCGCAGAGGCGGCCGAGGACACGCTGACCCTCAGCTATGACGACCGTATCAAAGGGCGCCTGCGCGTCCAGCTCGACAGTGGACGTGCTGCGGGTCTGTTTCTCGATCGTGGCCCGGTGCTACGTGATGGCGACGGTTTGCAGGGCGAGGGGGTCCGGGTCCGAGTGACTGCCGCGCCTGAGCCTGTAGTGACCGCACGAGTCGAACCGGGACTGCCGTTGGCGCGACTCTGTTACCACCTGGGCAATCGCCACGTCACCCTCGGCATCGGTGAGGATGAGCAGGGCGCCTGGGTACGGTTCTCTCCAGACCATGTGTTGGAAGATCTGGCGGTACGCCTCGGCGCCGAGCTGACTCACCATCAGGCCCCTTTTGATCCAGAGCCGGGCGCCTACAGCATGGCTGGTCACTCCCATGGCCATGCCAATGGACACCATCACGAGTACAGCCACGATGATGGGCACGAGCATCACCATGCCCACTGAAGCCCATCCCGACCTGGCGCTGCTCGGGCTGCTGCAGTTGGTCAGCCCGGCCTTGCCGATTGGTGGCTTTGCCTGGTCCCAGGGGCTGGAAAGTGCGCTGGAGCTTGGCTGGGTCTGCGATGAACAGAGCCTTGGCGATTGGCTGGAGGGGGTGCTCGAGGATGGCCCC
This Halomonas huangheensis DNA region includes the following protein-coding sequences:
- the ureC gene encoding urease subunit alpha, producing the protein MKISRQAYADMYGPTVGDRVRLGDTELWIEVERDSTLYGEEVKFGGGKVIRDGMGQSQRHDAEVMDTVITNALILDWWGIVKADVGVKAGRIAAIGKAGNPDTQPGVEIVIGPGTEVIAGEGHILTAGAIDAHVHFICPQLVEEALASGITTMLGGGTGPATGSKATTCTPGAWHIHQMLKACDALPMNIGLLGKGNASLPQGLESQLEAGAMGLKLHEDWGTTPASIDNCLSVAERYDVQIAIHTDTLNESGFVEDTLAAFKERGIHTYHTEGAGGGHAPDIITACAKDYVLPSSTNPTRPYTVNTIDEHLDMLMVCHHLDPNIPEDVAFADSRIRRETIAAEDILQDLGVISMISSDSQAMGRIGEVICRTWQTAHKMKIQRGLLAEDEALGADNLRARRYIAKYTINPAITHGIADEVGSVEVGKLADLVLWNPAFFGVKPALVIKGGMIAMAPMGDANASIPTPQPVHYRPMFGALGKAASATRVSFVSQAALAAGIKERLGLESRLVACRGVRGVRKQDMKLNDRCPQLSVDPQTYEVICDGELLSCEPLDTLPLAQRYHLF
- the ureA gene encoding urease subunit gamma; protein product: MELTPRDKDKLLLFTAGLLAERRRARGLKLNYPEAVALISCEIMEGARDGRSVAEMMSEGRRILTRDDVMDGVAEMVDEVQVEATFPDGTKLVTVHNPIT
- a CDS encoding urease subunit beta, with product MIPGEYQLQPDDIQLCEGRPRLTLEVANRGDRPIQVGSHYHFAEANPALRFDREAARGQRLDIAAGTAIRFEPGQTRVVTLIPFVGRRHIYGFRGDVMGSLEDGRGDDQ
- the ureE gene encoding urease accessory protein UreE is translated as MLNLTERLGPIAAEAAEDTLTLSYDDRIKGRLRVQLDSGRAAGLFLDRGPVLRDGDGLQGEGVRVRVTAAPEPVVTARVEPGLPLARLCYHLGNRHVTLGIGEDEQGAWVRFSPDHVLEDLAVRLGAELTHHQAPFDPEPGAYSMAGHSHGHANGHHHEYSHDDGHEHHHAH